The following proteins are encoded in a genomic region of candidate division WOR-3 bacterium:
- a CDS encoding PDZ domain-containing protein, whose product MRTIAVVLLLFPVLALAQSCPGCPNSGKEAEPCHWLEVTGIVPDGPAARAGIRVGDALASYDGKPMGCRAELSAAQAAVQVDSVVASFRRGNKELNFVLPKGKLGIHFAEWMNDLRPDSGAKLIAGVPNLSWNEMNSFMGALQAVGHRIGDHSGYAFLSGVSGAAFRTQFFDTWCPSSPDATVGFDAGTAALKARGLDATWLHVSSDGKNKPQIVAAIKKSIDAGMPVLAIDLIETPEWGIIIGYQKNGEELLCRTYFDKRKGFDVARKFPFAVAILKREGKVPDDGASVKQGFRIVVENLTTPKYGEYYSGLVAFDKWMARLRDDDFTQLDSAKLSNVIQANYWTFSRLVADRKTGIEYLGIVAQQMPGLEAKTGAVAALYQREVEILEPLLEEMPCPGSVVPGWLWEKADRDKEISALAAARAIEEQALPLWKDLAKAK is encoded by the coding sequence ATGAGAACAATTGCTGTTGTCCTTCTTCTGTTCCCAGTCCTCGCGCTCGCTCAGAGCTGTCCGGGCTGCCCTAACAGCGGCAAAGAGGCCGAGCCCTGCCACTGGCTGGAGGTCACCGGTATCGTGCCTGACGGGCCGGCGGCAAGGGCCGGAATCCGGGTCGGCGACGCGCTGGCGAGCTATGACGGCAAGCCGATGGGCTGCCGGGCCGAACTGAGCGCAGCGCAGGCAGCGGTGCAGGTTGACTCGGTCGTGGCTTCGTTCCGGCGCGGGAACAAGGAACTGAACTTCGTGCTGCCCAAAGGGAAGCTTGGGATTCACTTCGCCGAGTGGATGAACGACCTGCGGCCCGACTCGGGCGCGAAGCTGATAGCGGGCGTGCCGAACCTGAGCTGGAACGAGATGAACAGCTTCATGGGCGCGCTCCAGGCAGTTGGACACAGGATCGGCGACCATTCGGGTTACGCGTTCCTGTCCGGGGTCTCCGGCGCGGCATTCCGCACCCAGTTCTTTGATACCTGGTGCCCGAGCTCGCCGGACGCGACTGTAGGCTTTGACGCCGGAACGGCCGCCCTGAAGGCGCGGGGGCTGGACGCGACCTGGCTCCACGTATCGAGCGATGGCAAGAACAAACCGCAGATAGTCGCCGCCATCAAGAAGAGCATCGACGCCGGTATGCCGGTCCTGGCCATTGACCTGATTGAGACGCCAGAATGGGGCATCATCATCGGGTACCAGAAGAACGGCGAGGAGCTGCTCTGCCGTACGTACTTCGACAAGCGGAAGGGTTTCGACGTCGCCCGGAAGTTCCCGTTTGCGGTTGCCATACTGAAGCGGGAAGGCAAAGTGCCGGACGATGGAGCGAGCGTCAAGCAGGGTTTCCGCATCGTGGTCGAGAACCTGACGACGCCCAAGTACGGCGAGTACTACTCCGGGCTTGTCGCCTTCGACAAGTGGATGGCGCGGCTGCGCGACGACGACTTCACCCAGCTAGACAGCGCCAAGTTGTCGAACGTGATACAGGCCAACTACTGGACGTTCTCGCGGCTGGTTGCCGACCGGAAGACCGGCATCGAGTACCTTGGCATCGTGGCTCAGCAGATGCCGGGCCTGGAAGCCAAGACTGGAGCAGTGGCGGCGCTGTACCAGCGGGAGGTCGAGATACTGGAGCCGCTGCTCGAAGAAATGCCATGCCCGGGCAGCGTCGTGCCCGGCTGGCTGTGGGAGAAGGCGGACCGGGACAAGGAGATCTCCGCGCTCGCCGCCGCGCGCGCCATCGAGGAACAGGCTCTTCCGCTGTGGAAGGACCTGGCCAAGGCGAAGTGA